Genomic window (Thiovulum sp. ES):
ATGTCATTCTAAATCCTTAGGTTTTTTTTTCTGATCTTAAGCTCATTTTAATTAAGCGATCTGTTTTTTTATACATTTTTTCATAGAGTTTGACAAGCGATAAGAAAAGAGTCATTATTGCTGGTCCTAAAATCATTCCCCAAAATCCAAAAGTTGATAAACCAGCAATCATTGAAAAGAAGATTAATAGTTCATTGACATAAACTTGACTGTTCATAACTCTCAAATGAATATATCTAATAACAGCAGGTTTTATTATTGTATCGGCAACAAATGCAATTATAACTATTGAGTAAATCATAATTATTATACCGTTTGCAAAATTCCCATTTGAAAATTCGTAAATTAAAATCGGCAACCACATAAGCATTCCACCGATAACAGGAATAAGAGATGAAAAACCGTAAAGAATTCCAAACAGAAGTGGATTATATCCGTAGTAAGACATAATTATTGAAAAAAGTCCGCCTTGCAAGGCAGCATTTACAACAATTGAATAAAAAACAGTTCCCATAACAACTGATATTTCTTTAAAAAGCGAAACCGTGTCCTGTGCTGATAGTGGAATTATTCTTTTAAAGTATCGAACAAGTTTGTTTCTATAAAACTGAACAAAAAAGTAGAATATAATAATAAGAAGTGAATCTTTGAAAAATATTACACTTTCCCCAACAATTCCAATCAAATATCTTAATATGTCTTTCTCTATTTGTGCAATATTTATAGAAATCAAAAACTCTTTGACATCTCCTTTTATTGAATCTAAATAGTCTGGAATAAAAGATATGAAATCATTTGGAGTCGGAACAGAAATAACATCAACATATTTCGGGTTTATACTGCTAAAAAATACTACTGCCTGATAAATAAAATATCCGATTGGTGCAAAAAATAGCAGAGCTAAAACAATTGTTGATATAAATGCTCCCCAAAATTCAGACTTGAAAAAAATTGTTAGTTTGTTATATAAAGTTGAAGTTGCTATTGAAAAAAGAACAGCAAGAAGCATTGTTAAAAGAAAAGGCTCAAAAAGTATTAAGAGCCAATAAATACTGAAAAATAGAATAATTCCTAAAAAGTATTTTGCATTCACAAGAAGCTCCTAAATTATTATTTTTTGTTTAGATTTTTTAATCTAAATTATAACCAAAGGAGTTCCAAAAAAAATTTTGGTCTAAATCAAGTTTTGCAAGTTTCTCTTTTCAATCTCTAAAAAAGTATTTTCCCCATGCCCTGTGTAAATTGGTGCATTTTCTGAAAAAGTCTCAATAAATCTTTTCAAGCTCTCCACCATTTTTTCACGGTTTGAAGTTGGTAAATCAAAACGACCAATTGAACCCCTGAAAATCAAATCCCCAACAAAAAGAGAATTTTCAATCTCAATTACACAACTCCCTTCTGTATGTCCAGAAAAAAGATGAAATAAAATTTCAATTCCATGTATTTCAATTTTACCTTCAACAAAATTCACACTTTTAAAAGATTTAAATCCAGAAAAACGACCAAATGGATCATTTTGCAAAAGCATTTCGTCTCCTTTGTGAATGTAGATAGGAATATTGAATTTTTCAGAAATCTTTTCAGCATCAAAAACATGATCGAAATGCCCATGAGTTAGCAAAACTGCAACTGGATTTTTTGCATCTTTTTCAACCCAATCAGCTGAACCAACACCACTATCTATAACAAATTGAAATTCACCAAAGTCTAAAATATAACAATTTGTTTGATAATCTCCCATCGGAGCTTTTTTAATTTCCATTTTCCACACTTGTTTTTAGACAAATTATAGCATAAATGAATATTTTAAAATATTTTATTTTATAATAAAGCTAATCTTTTTACTTAAAAAATAAATCTATATCTTATGTTTAAGAAAAGTGAAAATAAAAAAAGTATAACCCGTGGTTTTTGGAATAACTTTCCGAAACTACGGCTTAAGTTTCAAAAGTTATTTTTAGACAAAAAACATAATAAATTTAGAATTTTTACAAAATAAATTTGTTTTCTTAAACAAAGGTTTGGAAATAGCTTGTTTTTAAGTTTAAAAGGAAATTTACATCTATTCTTAAGAATAAATTCTAATTTAAATACTTAAGAATATGCAAAAATAAAAAAGTGTTTCACATACGATTTTGAACACTTGAGTTTCTTTTAACATCGATAAATACGGAATTTAAGTTTAAATAGATTTTTGATAAATTTTCAAGTCGATTTTTTGATTTTATGTATTTAAGATTCAGGTTTAGAGATTAAATTTAGTTATCTGTTTTTTTGTCGGATTCTCTCCGACAAGATTTAAAATTTTAAAGTCCCATTTTATCTGGATTTAAAATATTGTTTGGGTCAAATGCTTTTTTGATACTTCGGAAAAGTTCCATTTCTGCATCGGTAAAAGCCATTTTCATATATGGGGCTTTTGCCATTCCAATTCCGTGTTCGCCTGAAAGAGTTCCGCCTAAATCAATTGTAGCTTGAAAAACTTCTTCAATTGCTTTGTAACCTCGTTCGACCTCATCGGGATTTTTGCCATCAATCATAACATTTGTGTGAATATTGCCGTCGCCCGAGTGTCCAAAACATGGAATTTTCAAATCATATTTTTCACCAATTTCACCAAATTTTCGGAGAGTTTCAGGTAATTTGCTTCGCGGAACTGTTACATCTTCATTTATCTTTTTGCTTCCGTAAATTGAGATAGCTTGACTTGCATTCCGTCGAGCAAACCAAATATCTTTTGCCTCTTCATCATTTTTTGCAATTTTCAATTCCGTCGCACCATTTTCCTTAAAAACTCGCTCAATTGTGTCAAGCTGAATTTTTAAATCCTCTTCCAAGTCGCCATCAACATCAGTAACAAGAATTGCACCCGCATCTTTTGGCAAACCTTTTTGGAACTTTTCTTCAACTGCCTCAATTGTCAATTTGTCCAAAAACTCCATAGCAACAGGTGTTACTCCACTTGCCATTGTTTTAAACACGGCATTCATAGCATCATCAACACTTGGAAAAATTCCCATCGCTGTTTTAGACAGTTTTGGTTTTGAGAGAAGTTTCATTGTGATTTCTGTGATGACTGCAAGAGTTCCCTCACTCGCTATCAGAATTCCCGCAATGTTATATCCTGCGACATCTTTAATTGTCCGTTTTCCTGCTCGAATAATTTCACCATTTGGTAAAACAGCCCGAATTGCCATGACATAATCTTTTGTAATTCCATATTTTGCAGCTCTCATTCCACCCGCATTTTCAGAAACATTTCCTCCAATTGTCGAATAGTTTTCACTCGCAGGGTCTGGAGGATAAAAAAGACCTTTTGCCTCCACTGATTTTTGTAAATCCATATTGATAACAGCAGGTTGAACCACAGCCACCATATTTTCCATATCGATTTCAAGAATTTTGTTCATGTGCTTTTCAAGTGCAAGAACAATTCCGCCACTTTTTGGAAGCGAACCGCCTGTAAAACCGCTACCTGCTCCTCGTGGAACAATTGCGATTTTTTTCTCATTACAATATTTTAAAACTCCACTAACATCTTCTTCATTTCGTGGAAAAACAACCGCATCAGGCTCAAAACGAGTTCGAGTTGCATCGTAAGAATAAGCGATGAGGTGAGCCTTGTCTGAATAGATATTCTCTTTGCCCACAATCTTTTCTAGGTTTTCTAAATCTTTTTTCTCTATCATTTTTTATCCTATATTTGGGAAATTCTATCAATTTTTAATGTTTTATGAAAAACGAAAATCAGCATAATCTGATGGAATTGTGTAGTTTTTTGTCTCAACTTTTGTGTCAAAAATGGATTTTTGAAAACCGATTTCAAAAAGTTTATCAAGAGCTTTCTCTTCAGTATCACTAATATTTATAGACTGGTTGTTTGCATAAAGATTTAAATATTTTTCCAACTCATCTTTTTCAATTCGAACAAGGTCTCTTTCAAGTAGCATTTTTGAGAGAATTGGGCTGTTTTTCACCGCAACACGAACACCATCTTGAATAATTTGTTGCAATTTTATTGCTGTTGTTAGCGGGAAGCTTCGTCGGATTGCCATTCCTCCAAGTGGTAAAGGAGTCTCTTTTCCTGCGAAATTTTGCCAAATATCCCAAATTTCAGCTTCAACCTCCAACTCATTGGAGAAATTTAAAATCGATTCGTGAATTAAAACACCAGCATCAACTTCACCAGAAATAACAGCATTCTCAATTTCTAAAAAATTATAATATTTTATTCGTGCTTCAGGGTAGGCGAGTTTAAAAAGAAGGGCATTTGTCGTATTTTCTCCAGAGAGGGCGACTCTAAAATTTCGTTTTAGAACTTTATCTTTTCTTCTAATCAACTTTGGACCATAGCCATCTCCAAAACTTGTTGCACTATTTAAAAGGGCATACTCGTCACGAATTCGCGGATACAAACCAAAACTGATTGCAGTTATATCGTAAGTGCCTTTAAGTGCCTCAACATTTAGAGTTTCAATATCAAGTGCGA
Coding sequences:
- a CDS encoding FAD/FMN-dependent dehydrogenase (PFAM: FAD binding domain; FAD linked oxidases, C-terminal domain~TIGRFAM: glycolate oxidase, subunit GlcD); protein product: MIEKKDLENLEKIVGKENIYSDKAHLIAYSYDATRTRFEPDAVVFPRNEEDVSGVLKYCNEKKIAIVPRGAGSGFTGGSLPKSGGIVLALEKHMNKILEIDMENMVAVVQPAVINMDLQKSVEAKGLFYPPDPASENYSTIGGNVSENAGGMRAAKYGITKDYVMAIRAVLPNGEIIRAGKRTIKDVAGYNIAGILIASEGTLAVITEITMKLLSKPKLSKTAMGIFPSVDDAMNAVFKTMASGVTPVAMEFLDKLTIEAVEEKFQKGLPKDAGAILVTDVDGDLEEDLKIQLDTIERVFKENGATELKIAKNDEEAKDIWFARRNASQAISIYGSKKINEDVTVPRSKLPETLRKFGEIGEKYDLKIPCFGHSGDGNIHTNVMIDGKNPDEVERGYKAIEEVFQATIDLGGTLSGEHGIGMAKAPYMKMAFTDAEMELFRSIKKAFDPNNILNPDKMGL
- a CDS encoding Zn-dependent hydrolase, glyoxylase (PFAM: Metallo-beta-lactamase superfamily), whose translation is MEIKKAPMGDYQTNCYILDFGEFQFVIDSGVGSADWVEKDAKNPVAVLLTHGHFDHVFDAEKISEKFNIPIYIHKGDEMLLQNDPFGRFSGFKSFKSVNFVEGKIEIHGIEILFHLFSGHTEGSCVIEIENSLFVGDLIFRGSIGRFDLPTSNREKMVESLKRFIETFSENAPIYTGHGENTFLEIEKRNLQNLI
- a CDS encoding putative periplasmic solute-binding protein (PFAM: Putative periplasminc binding protein (DUF178)), coding for MKKRITVAHSPDADDIFMFYAIKFGWISSPEFEFESIALDIETLNVEALKGTYDITAISFGLYPRIRDEYALLNSATSFGDGYGPKLIRRKDKVLKRNFRVALSGENTTNALLFKLAYPEARIKYYNFLEIENAVISGEVDAGVLIHESILNFSNELEVEAEIWDIWQNFAGKETPLPLGGMAIRRSFPLTTAIKLQQIIQDGVRVAVKNSPILSKMLLERDLVRIEKDELEKYLNLYANNQSINISDTEEKALDKLFEIGFQKSIFDTKVETKNYTIPSDYADFRFS
- a CDS encoding putative permease (PFAM: Domain of unknown function DUF20), whose product is MNAKYFLGIILFFSIYWLLILFEPFLLTMLLAVLFSIATSTLYNKLTIFFKSEFWGAFISTIVLALLFFAPIGYFIYQAVVFFSSINPKYVDVISVPTPNDFISFIPDYLDSIKGDVKEFLISINIAQIEKDILRYLIGIVGESVIFFKDSLLIIIFYFFVQFYRNKLVRYFKRIIPLSAQDTVSLFKEISVVMGTVFYSIVVNAALQGGLFSIIMSYYGYNPLLFGILYGFSSLIPVIGGMLMWLPILIYEFSNGNFANGIIIMIYSIVIIAFVADTIIKPAVIRYIHLRVMNSQVYVNELLIFFSMIAGLSTFGFWGMILGPAIMTLFLSLVKLYEKMYKKTDRLIKMSLRSEKKT